The genomic stretch CCTGTTTCTTTATCTGTCCAGTCATTTCCGGCAATCCCGTGAATCGCAGGAACCGAGCCTGTATAAATAGATGTATGCCCCAAAGCCGTCACTGTAGGAACATAAGGAATATGCACATTATTTAAGGAATAACCTTTATTCAAAAGTCTTTTGAAACCTTCATTTCCATACTTGCTGTAGAATCGGTAAAGATAATCCCACCTCATTTGATCAATAACCAAACCTACCACCAGTTTGGGTCTATCAACCTGATTGTTTTTATTTTTCTGAGCATTGATTGTAATTACAGACAGCAATGCTGCTGCTGCAACTGAAATTTTCCTAAACATTGAATAATTTTTTAGTGCGACAAATTTACGGGTTTTGAAAGTTTTGGTGTGTGAAATTTTGATTAAATTTCTTGAAACACAAGTCTTATCTGATAAGATTTTTTCGCATTTTTATATTGAAAACTTAATATAAATGTAGTTTTGATACTAATAAAATAAAATTATCAATTTATTGATTTTAATTATTTTACAATTGACAAATATCTGTTATCTTTAAAAATTACTTATCACCATGAAAAAAACGTCAGTTCTTCTTATCTTTTTTTTATTTCAACAATCCGTTTTCGCTCAGAAAGATCAGTATGATGACTTCATCAAAACCTGGAATTTCATTAAATATTATCATCCGGATCTCGCAAGCGGAAAGATAAATGCTGACAGTTTATTTTTGGTCAATGTGAAAAATATCAGCGCTCAGGATGATTTTAATTCTATAACTGAGAAATTAACTTCAAAACTCAATAAAAAATTCACAGCTTCGGCTCCTGCTGAAACATCACGGGACGTTCTTTCAAAAAATCAGAATTTCGACTGGTTTCAGAAAAACCGAAAAGTAAGTTCTGAAAATAAAGATTTACTCAATACCATTTACAAACATCGATATAATTTTGAAAACCTTCCAAAAGGCAAATTGGTGAGTGATGAAAAAAAATATCCATTTCCTAAAACTGAAAATCTTCCGATAGAATATCGTTTACTGGCTTTGGCAAAAATACAGGGAATTGTAGACTACCTTTTTCCTCACAAATATATTATGGATAAAGGCTTTGAAGAGTTTTTTAAAAATAGTTTAGACGAAAATTCAAAAATAAATTCAAGGAAAGATTTTGAAATTTTAATGGCGAAATTTGCTTCAAAATTAAAGGATAGTCACGCTTTCAGTTTTTACAAACAATTGAATTATAAAAAAGATATTTTTCATGGCAATTATCTTGCGCCATTTGATTTTCAGATTGTTGATGATCATATTCTAGTTACGCATCTCATTTTTCCGGAAATCTGCTCCAAAGCTCAAATTAATATTGGAGATAAGATTACTTCAATTAACGGTAAAAGCATTCCCCAAATCATCAAAGAGAAAGGAGAATTACTATCTACCTCGAATAATGAAAAACTGGTATATGTTCTTTCAAAATATGAAAATAACCTGATCTGGCCCGACGATCTTTCACAAAAGAGTATAGAAGTAAAATCTGGCAAGAGCAACAAGAGATTTTCTACAAAAATTGATATGGTTGACATTTCCAATAAAGAAAAATACGACTTCATTGTTACTTATTTACAGGATAAAATACAGAAAAGAGAAAACCGTAAAATTGTTCATGACGATGTTGCCTACTTTAAAATCAATCATACGTACCAGTTTATTAATAAGGTATCCAATGACAAGATGGATGCGGTTATGGATAGTATTTTAGTTGATGCTTCAAAGAAAAAAGCGATTGTTTTTGATATGAGAGCTTACCCTGATTGGGGTGGTTTTGTGAATTATTATATCTACAAATATTTCTCTCCTGTCGAAAATTATTTTTATAAATATTATGCTCCAAATCTTAAAAACATAGGCACGTTTTTTTATTTGGAAGATCGAGCTCATTATTTTCCAGAGATTAAAGACAAAAAAACATATCAATATCAGGGGAAAGTATTTATTCTTGTAAACCCCGAATCTCAAAGCGCAAGCGAATGGTATACCATGAGTCTTCAGAATATTTTCCCGCAATCCTTAACGATTGGCCAGCAAAGTGCCGGTGCAGACGGAGACCTCGTTAAAGTAAATTTACCCGGTGATTATCTTCTGGAATTTACAGGAAACGGAATTTTTTATCCTGATAATTCTCAAACCCAACAAACCGGAATCAGAATCAATGAATTGATTAAATATAAAGATCAGGACTTCTTAGATAAAAAAGATTTGGAATTTGAGAGGGTTTTAAAAGAGTTAAAATAATAACTGTTGTGTTTCATATCTACAATTTAACATAATTTTAAAATTTCTTCATCTTCTTTAGCATCAATTTTGCTACCACAGAAAGGCAGAATTACGCCTCTCAACCTATTGAATTATGAAGAAAATGCTTTTTACGAGTGCTTTGGCAGTGCTTACTTTATGGTCTTGTAATAAGAAAAACGAAGATCCGGCTGTTTCTAAGGAAACAGTAAATGCAAATACAGCTGAGCATGACTATTCATCAGAAGCGATTTCAGACACAGGGTACAACATCAGCAAAATCCCTGTTACCGATAAATTCAATGGAGTTTTTCCTTATTTTAAACTTCCTGAAGGATATACTTTCACCGACCCAAATTCTTATCAGGGAAACGGACAAACCAAAGATTTTGATAAAGAATATTTCTACGATCACGGCTCATATACGGTAATGGAAGGCAAAACTTACAAAGCCGAGATCAGAATTTCAACAGAATTTAAAGACAAGAAATTTTCTCCGCTTGAAATTCAGAAAAGTTTTGACGAGCTGATTAAAAATCTTGGTGGCGTAAAAATAAATACAGGCGAACCTTTACGTGACGGCGAAGAAGAACGTATAAAAAAGACAGATCCTGAAGCTTACAATTTGGGCTACATGCATTCTTGTAATAACTGGAAGAACGTAAACACCTACATTATACGAACTGCTGAGAAAACTGTTTTTGTACAATATAATCTTGGGAAAGAACAAACCAGCATCACCATTTTGGAAGCTAAACCTTTTGAAAATAAAATGTCGATTGTAGGCGAGAAACCAAAAGTAGATTCTGGAGACTCAAAGAAAAAATAACTCTGTAAAATAATTTATAAAGAACCTCTGTAAATTTTGCAGAGGTTTTTTATGCACAATCCTTACAAATTCCGGTTAAAATACAGTTTACACTTTCAACTAAATAGCCTTTTTCTAACGTAAACTGAACTTCATTTGGCAGACATTCTATCGTTTCGCATTTTGTGCATCGAAAATGAAAATGATGATCTGCCATTTTTTTTTCGTCACATTTGATGCAGACCGCAAAATACTGTTTACCGTCTTCTGCAACAATTCTATGGAGAACGCCATCTTCACAGAACCGATTGAGAACACGGTAAATTGTTGCTCTGTCGATATCAATCTCAACTTTTTTCATGATAGCTTCCTGACTCATCGCTTTTCGAGAGCCTGCTAGAACATTCAAAACTGCCTCTTTTGTTGGGGTACTTCTTCTTATCATTTTATTAATGCGATTGTGTTGCAATAATAAAAATTTATTCTAACTTTGCCAAACTTTCAAGTTAAAACATTTTCATTAATTTTTATAAATCAGAAATTATGAGCAACACAGAATACGAAGTAATCATCATCGGAGGAAGTTATTCCGGGCTTTCAGCAGCAATGGCTTTAGGTAGATCATTAAGAAAAACTTTAGTAATAGACAGCGGAAAGCCCTGTAATGAACAAACTCCACATTCTCATAATTTCCTGACACAGGATGGAAAATCACCTAAAGAAATCGCAGAAAGTGCGCAAAAGCAAGTAAGTGAATATGAGACGGTTCATTTTCACAAAGGAAAAGCAACTGATGCCAAAAAATCTGAAAACGGTTTTGAAATCACTATAGAAAAAGGAGAAAAATTTCATTCAAAGAAATTGATTATTGCAACGGGACTTGTAGATGAGGTTCCTGACATCAAAGGTTTTAAAGAATCTTGGGGAATTTCTTTAATTCATTGCCCGTATTGTCACGGATATGAATATAAAGGCAAGAAAACAGGAATTATTGCCAATAATGATAAAGCGGTTCATATTTCTTCGCTTGTGAAAAACCTAACCGAAGATATTACAATCCTAACACAAGGAAAAGCCAACTTTACAGAAGAACAAATGGAAAAACTGAAACGAAACAATATTCAAATTATTGAACATGAAATTTCTGAATTGAAGCACGATAACGGAATCGTTGAAAGCATTATTTTTTCAGATCAAACAGAAATGAAATTCGAAGCAGTTTACGGAGCCTTTCCTTTTCATCAGCATTCTGAGATTCCGAAAAATTTAGCTTGTGAATTTACAGAATTTGGTCATATAAAAACAGATCAGTTTCAGAAAACCAACATTCCGGGAGTTTTTGTGTGTGGCGACAATTCTTCAATGATGCGTTCGGTGTCTAGCGCAGTGATGACAGGAAATGTAGCCGGAGCAATGGTGAATATGGAATTGGTGACGGATTGTTTTTAGAAAAATATAGATTATTGAATCAATTTTGTAGATTTGATGGATATATCAATACAAATGAATAAGATCTTCATAATTCTATTTTTCGTTATTGCTTCAAAAATTAGTGCACAAAATCAAAGATTCATTTATGAATATAAATACATTCCCGATTCTACAAAAGTTGACAGTATTTTAACAGAAAATATGCGTCTCACTATTTTTAAAGATCATTCTGAATTTCTGAGCGAAATGAAAGCGAAAAGAGATTCTGCAATTCTAAAATCATCACAGAAAGGTAATAGAGAAATCGGGACTGATCTTTCTTCAGGAAATATACGTTCGATGGTTTGGAAAAACAAAAATAATCTAAAAAATTATTCAACAGAATTCATTGGAATGGAATCTTACAAAGTAATCGATGAAACAGATTTAAATTGGGAATTAATCGATGAAACGAAAAAAATTCAGAATTACAATTGCCAGAAAGCAATGTTAAAATTTGGCGACAGAGAATGGACGGCTTGGTTTACAACAGAATTGCCATTTCAGGACGGTCCGCATTTATTCAGGAAACTTCCGGGTTTAATTGTGGCTATTGAAGATTCTAGAAAGCATCACTCTTTTCAGCTTATCGCCAATTATAAAACCAATGAGGGAACTTCCGTTATCAAACCGTTTCATTTATTGAAAGACTATGAAGTAAACAGGAAGCAGTTTAATAAAAAATGGAATGACTTCAGGAAAAACCCGATTAGTTCAAATGAACAGTTTTTATTAATGAATCCACAGATTATTAGTTTTAAATCCTATGACGAAAACGGGAATGAAATAGATGCAAATAATTTTAAAAGGGCAGGAATAGAAAAGGCAAGAAAAAATTTAGTAAAAAATAATAATTTTCTTGATCTTGCCTTGTACAAATAATTAATATTTTCCAAAACTAAAATTACTTATCTTTAAGTTCAACATTCAGAAACATGATGAATAAAGATCTTTGGGAAAAAATTGAGCTGTTTGATTTTGATCATCCACCAAGTGAATATGATTTTACATTGCGGTTGGCTCATGAAAATTATTGGACTCAAAATTTTACAAAACAGGCGATTTTAGAATACAAAAAATTCATGTATCTGGCTGCAGTTTCAGACATGATGGTTTCACCTTCAGAAATTGTAGATACGGTTTGGCATCAACATCTTATTTTCACCAAATCTTATTCAGAATTTTGTACGATTTTAGAAAAACAAATTCAGCATATTCCTTCCACACACAATAAGGAAGATTTTCAAAAATTTAAACTCGCCAAAGAACGTACGGCAAAACTGTATGAAACTCATTTTGGAAAACAACCTGAAAGTATTTGGGATCACGCAAATCCGTATGAAAGTCTGAACCTGAAAAAATCGAACTTTAAACTGAGAACTTCATTAATTGTAGGAATAATTGCATTCATCGTTCTAAGTTTTCCACTTTATTTTTTATTGAAACCGTTGTATTTCAACATTAAAAATCCTGATTTTATTTTTTTATTTTTAGGATTAATCATAATTTCTTTCGTGGTATTGGAATGGTATAACCGAAGAAAGTTTGCACAAGCAATCCGTTTATTCGATAAAGACTCTTTTGTATTTGATCTTCAGCCTTATGAATTAATTTATCTTAAAGACCGAAATATTTCTTCTGTAGTCAACGGAACCGTAAATGAATTGATTGATAATGGTTCGATAAAAATAAATGAAGATCAAACGATTAGCACTAACAAATTAACGTTCATACAATCACGAGAACATCAACAGGTTATTGATTTATTAAAAGATCTTGGAAAAACCTCTTATCCCATTTTTTTAATTCAGTTGATTACAAAACCTGCGTTTTCAAACATCATTAAATCGATGGATGAGGTTAAAAAATATTTTATCCGGTCAAAGGTTTTTTCCAATTTATTCGTTCTGAATTTTATCGTTTTTCTATCATTAATCATGTTTGGATTTCTAAGAATTGTCACTGGAATTTTACGCGACAAACCCGTTTTGCTCATAAGTTTTGCTGTAGTTATTCTCATTTTTATGATGATAGGATACTTACTTAAATTAACCAATTCATTTACTTCTAAAATTCTACCCGACTTATACAAAACCGCTATATTGCCGAAAAAAAACACCAACAACGATTGGCAATGGAGCTATTTTCTTATGGGAACGGCAGTTTTAACAACGTCTTTTGTACCTTTAACTGCCAAATCAACTTATGACGGTTCAGGTGGTGGTTGCGGAACCTCATCATCATCAGATTCATCTTGTGGCGGTAGCTCGTGCAGCAGTTGCGGAGGTTGTGGTGGAGATTAATTTAATTTTTAATATATATGAAAAAGACACTTTCACTTTGCTGTATAGCTTTATCATTATTAATTTTTTCCTGTAAATCGGAGAATAAGGAAATCGAACAACAAATAACAGATACGGAACAAATCACTCAACCGAAAACTGAAAAACCGGCCGACAAAAAGGAAATTCAGGAAATCTATTTATCAGAATACAGCAAACTTACACCGATTGAACTGAAAGAATCTAAAAGTAAAAACGTATTCAAAAAATACGGAACAGAATTTAGCGGAAACTGTTATGCATGTGATTTAGCAATATTTAAACTCAACAAGAAAAATTTTGATATTGTAAATGTTTGTGATGATAATGATTTTCAAAGATTCGAAGACTTTAAATATGAAAAATCTGGC from Chryseobacterium indoltheticum encodes the following:
- a CDS encoding S41 family peptidase, with amino-acid sequence MKKTSVLLIFFLFQQSVFAQKDQYDDFIKTWNFIKYYHPDLASGKINADSLFLVNVKNISAQDDFNSITEKLTSKLNKKFTASAPAETSRDVLSKNQNFDWFQKNRKVSSENKDLLNTIYKHRYNFENLPKGKLVSDEKKYPFPKTENLPIEYRLLALAKIQGIVDYLFPHKYIMDKGFEEFFKNSLDENSKINSRKDFEILMAKFASKLKDSHAFSFYKQLNYKKDIFHGNYLAPFDFQIVDDHILVTHLIFPEICSKAQINIGDKITSINGKSIPQIIKEKGELLSTSNNEKLVYVLSKYENNLIWPDDLSQKSIEVKSGKSNKRFSTKIDMVDISNKEKYDFIVTYLQDKIQKRENRKIVHDDVAYFKINHTYQFINKVSNDKMDAVMDSILVDASKKKAIVFDMRAYPDWGGFVNYYIYKYFSPVENYFYKYYAPNLKNIGTFFYLEDRAHYFPEIKDKKTYQYQGKVFILVNPESQSASEWYTMSLQNIFPQSLTIGQQSAGADGDLVKVNLPGDYLLEFTGNGIFYPDNSQTQQTGIRINELIKYKDQDFLDKKDLEFERVLKELK
- a CDS encoding glycine-rich domain-containing protein, with the protein product MMNKDLWEKIELFDFDHPPSEYDFTLRLAHENYWTQNFTKQAILEYKKFMYLAAVSDMMVSPSEIVDTVWHQHLIFTKSYSEFCTILEKQIQHIPSTHNKEDFQKFKLAKERTAKLYETHFGKQPESIWDHANPYESLNLKKSNFKLRTSLIVGIIAFIVLSFPLYFLLKPLYFNIKNPDFIFLFLGLIIISFVVLEWYNRRKFAQAIRLFDKDSFVFDLQPYELIYLKDRNISSVVNGTVNELIDNGSIKINEDQTISTNKLTFIQSREHQQVIDLLKDLGKTSYPIFLIQLITKPAFSNIIKSMDEVKKYFIRSKVFSNLFVLNFIVFLSLIMFGFLRIVTGILRDKPVLLISFAVVILIFMMIGYLLKLTNSFTSKILPDLYKTAILPKKNTNNDWQWSYFLMGTAVLTTSFVPLTAKSTYDGSGGGCGTSSSSDSSCGGSSCSSCGGCGGD
- a CDS encoding GLPGLI family protein: MNKIFIILFFVIASKISAQNQRFIYEYKYIPDSTKVDSILTENMRLTIFKDHSEFLSEMKAKRDSAILKSSQKGNREIGTDLSSGNIRSMVWKNKNNLKNYSTEFIGMESYKVIDETDLNWELIDETKKIQNYNCQKAMLKFGDREWTAWFTTELPFQDGPHLFRKLPGLIVAIEDSRKHHSFQLIANYKTNEGTSVIKPFHLLKDYEVNRKQFNKKWNDFRKNPISSNEQFLLMNPQIISFKSYDENGNEIDANNFKRAGIEKARKNLVKNNNFLDLALYK
- a CDS encoding NAD(P)/FAD-dependent oxidoreductase, with the translated sequence MSNTEYEVIIIGGSYSGLSAAMALGRSLRKTLVIDSGKPCNEQTPHSHNFLTQDGKSPKEIAESAQKQVSEYETVHFHKGKATDAKKSENGFEITIEKGEKFHSKKLIIATGLVDEVPDIKGFKESWGISLIHCPYCHGYEYKGKKTGIIANNDKAVHISSLVKNLTEDITILTQGKANFTEEQMEKLKRNNIQIIEHEISELKHDNGIVESIIFSDQTEMKFEAVYGAFPFHQHSEIPKNLACEFTEFGHIKTDQFQKTNIPGVFVCGDNSSMMRSVSSAVMTGNVAGAMVNMELVTDCF
- a CDS encoding Fur family transcriptional regulator, with the translated sequence MIRRSTPTKEAVLNVLAGSRKAMSQEAIMKKVEIDIDRATIYRVLNRFCEDGVLHRIVAEDGKQYFAVCIKCDEKKMADHHFHFRCTKCETIECLPNEVQFTLEKGYLVESVNCILTGICKDCA